Proteins found in one Triticum urartu cultivar G1812 chromosome 4, Tu2.1, whole genome shotgun sequence genomic segment:
- the LOC125552486 gene encoding protein OBERON 4-like, whose translation MKRQRSSYVDDDDPDGDRRRFYDRGGPPSPRRRPAEYESDEFDRRAGFGGGRFYDHRYRDSPSPRGYGGDRAMHRSESFSGFRREFPKGFRADRDRSSRWDASGSGSGGGGGSAWRRPGGPWRDPHGLDGHKSATRRQAPSPPTPPRRSPSEPRRRIDGPKGDKLRKHNCGAGEIEEGEVAPDPDAKAPPPPAVAEHQKWVDSGRPDDKGTSKRCELKKVDSPGPRLRVDLRTQAADNSGKEKGKISDDAVAEAGKVTTTQHEKSASDVTGKVANTQHEKSASDVTGKVSNTQHEKSASVVTEKVANAQHEKSASVVTEKVANAQHEKSASDVTEKVCGGDGAASAVDQGGESTSSAMQLEARHEEVVTRQDGANAAHVGGQSTSSGILKEATMEEVTTQVETAIAVNDVGKGTSSSTQKESLQDVVMALGETASDDDIVWIGSSSTTLQKVLPKEATDGNINAGGDVGYCASSSILQGATQEEVKYVDVAANITDAPKEVSSFSMPKEAVHEEDTPLTANTINLLGDSNSSVMLEEAMHETVTTKELSANALDIAGKSSSSTMLQEDVMTSLCQESQEIKETEIGNVGDKKIDETTESIASQPVEEGLERYGCENRVALDKTEVVEEKEAAVENEIVAKQVIHVDLEAKLAGTGAFLQPPKDHIKDTEEEDTTLDLIMEKPRAEDKGKGIAFDVLNKAGGGTLAGRGFDIGLQPDTDQKEAWKSTSTTSVKQEDDTLKIGRLDLSLSLSGGLHDPEFRSSVPRPDSVAHGPCSQLSSSSSSFCTNSDGITASVSLTNSQAFVRNPSFSHTQRSLDNCEHSVGSKPLFQGVDQVSNSTGWQVELSSNISTEKGNPTPLLQKALQNGHLSDTTLVGVNMQNNGLSPVLSTAHNHGSLDAGLGHSRHRRQLTRERSSSSLSRGELQHEEQLVLNGAGVVERVISKIVSDPLNYTGRMLQEMTGNSRAYLREAISEIIINADKRGQIVALQEALKKRSDLNSEILQRCPRVLLEILVAIRTGLPDFLKKSSSIATPDLVDIFLNLKCRNLSCQSVLPVVDCDCKICKQKNGFCSSCMCIVCLKFDTASNTCSWVGCDVCLHWCHTDCGLRHSLIRKGGAGSRAHGTNEMQFHCGACGHPSEMYGFVKEVFRTCAKQWRVEALIRELQYVERIFSASDDARGRRVRDFVKQMLIKLENRGYYSEVIKYVIAFFSDDNPNMGSGPLVPLKGIPCSIAEGINGIPSSSRTATWLPSVTLEGVPFLQKAGVVSTAGSQSMSRKIAETGFQAVNNKPVSDELDGLVRLKQAEANMYQERANEARKEAESLKNIVMVKYARIEEHYATQMSELHINELQERRKQNIEELQVIERSYHQFLSMKTRMKDNIRELLLKMEATKQNLST comes from the exons ATGAAGCGCCAGCGGTCGTCCTACGTCGACGACGACGACCCGGACGGCGACAGGCGGAGGTTCTACGACCGCGGGGGCccgccgtcgccgcgccgccgccccgcggaGTACGAGAGCGACGAGTTCGACCGCCGGGCCGGCTTCGGCGGCGGCAGGTTCTACGACCACCGCTACCGGGACTCCCCCTCGCCGCGGGGCTATGGCGGGGACCGCGCGATGCACCGCTCCGAGAGCTTCTCCGGCTTCCGCCGCGAGTTCCCCAAGGGCTTCCGCGCCGACCGCGACCGGTCGTCGCGCTGGGACGCgagcggcagcggcagcggcggcggcggcggctcggcgtGGCGCCGTCCCGGTGGCCCCTGGAGGGATCCGCACGGCTTGGACGGCCACAAGTCTGCCACCAGGCGGCAGGCGCCGTCGCCGCCTACGCCCCCTCGCCGGTCTCCTAGTGAGCCCAGGAGGAGGATAGATGGTCCCAAGGGGGACAAGTTGAGGAAGCACAACTGCGGCGCCGGTGAGATCGAGGAAGGGGAAGTCGCGCCAGATCCGGACGCCAAAGCCCCGCCTCCGCCTGCCGTCGCGGAGCATCAGAAGTGGGTTGACTCAGGCCGTCCTGATGACAAGGGCACTAGTAAGAGATGCGAGTTAAAGAAAGTGGATTCACCTGGGCCAAGACTAAGAGTGGATTTGAGAACTCAAGCTGCCGACAACTCGGGGAAGGAGAAAGGGAAGATCAGCGATGATGCAGTTGCAGAAGCAGGGAAAGTAACAACCACGCAGCATGAGAAATCAGCATCAGATGTCACAGGGAAAGTAGCAAACACACAGCATGAGAAATCAGCATCGGATGTCACGGGGAAAGTATCAAACACACAGCATGAGAAATCAGCATCGGTTGTCACAGAGAAAGTAGCAAACGCACAGCATGAGAAATCAGCATCGGTTGTCACAGAGAAAGTAGCAAACGCACAGCATGAGAAATCAGCATCGGATGTCACGGAGAAAGTGTGTGGAGGAGATGGAGCTGCCAGTGCCGTTGATCAAGGTGGAGAGAGCACTTCCTCCGCTATGCAGCTGGAAGCGCGGCATGAGGAAGTCGTTACACGACAAGATGGTGCCAATGCTGCTCATGTGGGTGGGCAGAGCACTTCATCTGGTATCCTCAAGGAGGCTACCATGGAAGAAGTGACAACACAAGTTGAAACTGCCATTGCTGTCAATGATGTTGGGAAGGGCACTTCATCCAGCACACAAAAAGAATCACTGCAGGATGTAGTAATGGCATTAGGTGAGACTGCTAGTGACGATGATATTGTTTGGATTGGCAGTTCATCGACTACGCTGCAGAAAGTTCTTCCTAAAGAAGCAACAGATGGAAACATCAATGCCGGTGGCGATGTTGGATATTGCGCTTCGTCCAGTATCCTGCAGGGGGCGACGCAGGAGGAAGTGAAATATGTAGATGTAGCTGCCAATATTACAGATGCGCCGAAAGAGGTcagttctttcagtatgccaaAGGAAGCGGTTCATGAAGAGGACACACCGCTAACTGCTAATACCATTAATTTGCTAGGAGATAGCAATTCATCCGTTATGCTGGAGGAAGCAATGCATGAGACAGTAACCACGAAAGAACTATCTGCCAATGCGCTTGACATAGCTGGAAAGAGCAGCTCATCTACTATGCTCCAGGAAGATGTCATGACTTCTCTCTGCCAAGAGTCTCAAGAAATTAAAGAAACTGAAATAGGAAATGTTGGAGACAAGAAGATTGATGAAACAACTGAATCTATCGCATCCCAGCCAGTGGAAGAGGGACTCGAGAGGTACGGTTGTGAAAATAGAGTTGCGCTTGACAAAACTGAAGTTGTAGAAGAAAAAGAAGCAGCAGTTGAGAATGAAATCGTTGCGAAACAAGTAATACATGTTGATCTGGAGGCCAAACTTGCAGGTACTGGTGCTTTCCTTCAACCACCCAAGGACCATATTAAGGATACTGAGGAAGAGGACACGACTTTGGATCTGATTATGGAGAAGCCAAGGGCTGAAGATAAAGGAAAGGGTATAGCATTTGATGTCCTTAATAAGGCAGGTGGTGGTACTTTAGCGGGGAGAGGTTTTGACATAGGATTGCAGCCTGACACAGACCAAAAAGAAGCATGGAAATCTACAAGCACTACTTCCGTAAAGCAGGAAGATGACACACTCAAGATAGGGAGACTCGATCTTTCACTAAGCTTGTCAGGTGGTTTACACGATCCTGAATTCAGAAGTTCTGTTCCCAGGCCTGATTCTGTAGCCCATGGACCATGCTCTCAgttgtcgtcgtcatcatcatcattcTGCACAAATTCAGATGGAATAACAGCTTCTGTATCATTGACCAATTCTCAAGCATTTGTTCGCAACCCTAGTTTCTCACATACTCAACGGTCATTGGACAATTGTGAGCACTCAGTAGGCAGTAAACCTTTGTTTCAAGGAGTTGATCAGGTGAGCAACAGCACAGGATGGCAAGTAGAGTTGTCGTCAAACATATCTACCGAGAAAGGGAACCCTACCCCGCTACTTCAGAAAGCACTCCAAAATGGTCATTTGTCAGATACCACTTTGGTTGGTGTGAACATGCAGAACAATGGGCTATCGCCAGTCCTGTCGACAGCACATAATCATGGTTCGCTTGATGCTGGATTGGGACATAGTAGACATAGAAGGCAGCTCACAAGAGAGAGAAGTAGCAGCAGTCTTTCAAGGGGTGAGCTACAGCATGAGGAACAGCTTGTTCTGAATGGTGCTGGTGTTGTTGAGAGGGTTATTTCCAAGATTGTTTCAGACCCTCTGAATTATACAGGAAGGATGCTTCAAGAGATGACAGGCAATTCTAGAGCATATTTGAGGGAGGCCATTTCTGAGATCATAATTAATGCTGATAAAAGAGGACAAATAGTAGCGTTGCAGGAGGCACTTAAAAAACGATCAGACTTGAATAGTGAAATACTGCAAAGGTGTCCACGGGTGCTGTTGGAGATACTTGTTGCTATAAGGACGGGTCTTCCAGATTTTTTAAAGAAAAGCAGTAGCATTGCTACACCTGATTTGGTTGacatttttttgaatttgaaaTGCCGCAATCTCTCATGCCAAAGCGTTCTACCAGTGGTTGATTGTGATTGTAAAATTTGTAAGCAGAAGAATGGTTTCTGTAGTTCTTGCATGTGCATTGTCTGCTTGAAGTTTGACACGGCATCTAATACATGTAGTTGGGTTGGCTGTGATGTCTGTCTTCATTGGTGCCATACGGATTGTGGCTTACGCCACTCCCTTATTCGAAAGGGGGGAGCTGGTTCTAGGGCACATGGTACTAATGAAATGCAGTTTCATTGCGGTGCTTGTGGACATCCATCAGAGATGTATGGTTTTGTGAAAGAAGTCTTCCGAACATGTGCTAAACAATGGAGGGTGGAGGCTCTGATCAGAGAGCTTCAATACGTGGAAAGGATCTTCTCTGCAAGTGATGATGCAAGGGGTAGGAGAGTCAGGGACTTTGTCAAGCAGATGTTGATTAAATTGGAAAACAGGGGTTATTATTCTGAAGTCATCAAATATGTCATTGCATTCTTTTCTG ATGACAATCCTAACATGGGCAGTGGTCCATTAGTGCCACTAAAGGGCATTCCATGCAGCATTGCTGAAGGAATAAATGGGATTCCTAGTTCGAGTCGAACGGCAACATGGTTACCATCAGTTACCTTAGAAGGAGTCCCGTTCCTACAAAAAGCAGGTGTTGTTTCTACTGCTGGGAGCCAATCGATGTCTAGAAAAATAGCTGAAACTGGATTTCAGGCGGTCAATAATAAGCCAGTTTCTGATGAACTGGATGGTCTAGTGAGGTTAAAGCAGGCTGAAGCAAATATGTACCAGGAACGTGCCAATGAAGCACGTAAAGAAGCTGAGAGTCTGAAAAATATTGTGATGGTAAAATATGCACGCATTGAAGAACATTATGCTACTCAAATGTCTGAACTCCACATAAATGAGTTGCAAGAGAGGCGCAAGCAAAACATTGAAGAACTTCAAGTCATTGAAAGATCGTACCATCAATTTCTCAGCATGAAAACGAGGATGAAAGATAACATTAGGGAGTTATTGTTGAAAATGGAGGCAACAAAACAGAATCTAAGCACATAA